One segment of Glandiceps talaboti chromosome 21, keGlaTala1.1, whole genome shotgun sequence DNA contains the following:
- the LOC144451200 gene encoding interleukin-1 receptor accessory protein-like 1-B, with the protein MNDKEFDVFVSYAYKDLKFIKNKILPKLETEWGFQVRIEDKDFIPGTAYAEEVIRFIERSRCCLLILSPNYLTGREGWCNFQFQVALRHTVCLNSRLIIVMLEDLHGHEQEMDKALKHVVGVTRCLKWKEDDRKHTSQFWKELHIKLLKLGNDKCEIMKREPIVVYV; encoded by the exons ATGA ACGACAAGGagtttgatgtatttgtgtCGTACGCCTACAAAGATCTGAAATTCATCAAAAACAAAATTCTACCCAAACTGGAAACGGAATGGGGGTTTCAAGTCCGAATAGAAGATAAAGACTTTATACCTGGGACTG CCTACGCCGAAGAAGTAATACGCTTTATCGAAAGAAGTCGATGTTGCCTTCTCATATTATCACCTAACTATCTAACAGGACGTGAAGGGTGGTGCAACTTCCAGTTTCAAGTAGCACTGCGTCACACTGTCTGTCTGAATAGCCGGCTCATCATTGTTATGTTGGAAGATCTCCATGGACACGAACAAGAAATGGACAAAGCTTTGAAACACGTGGTTGGAGTTACTAGATGTCTGAAATGGAAAGAAGATGACCGTAAACACACGAGTCAGTTTTGGAAAGAGTTGcatattaaattattaaaacttgGCAACGACAagtgtgaaattatgaaaaggGAGCCTATTGTTGTGTATGTGTAG